The Mauremys reevesii isolate NIE-2019 linkage group 1, ASM1616193v1, whole genome shotgun sequence genome segment TTTTCCTTGATCTCACCCGGCTTCTTGTTGAGTTTGAAGGAACCAGAGGCACCAGTACCTTTGGTCTGTACCAAAATGCCTTTGCTCACCAGACTCTTCAGCCCCAGCTTAATACGACTATTGTTCTTTTCTACATCGTACCCGCCAGCTGCCAAAACTTTCTTAAGAGCAGCCAAAGACAGCCCTTTGCGCTCCTTAGAGGCTGACACTGCCTTAGTGATCAGCTCGGTCACGCTGGGGCCTGAAGGCTTCCGGAGTTTCGAACCCCCCGCCGCCTTCTTTGCCTTTTTAGCTGGAGCCTTGGAGGCTGGAGttggggcagctgctgctgcaactTCAGGTGCAGTTTCAGACATGGTCACAGACACGTTACAAAATCAGAAAAAACATAATCTGAAGTGAACTAGTCTGATGCCTGTTATTTATAGGGAGGGGTCACTGTCTGATTGGTGCATTAAAGAGCCCGCCCAGCTGCAAACCAGAAAGGGCACTTCTCTCCTCTCTCATTTTGTGTTTCTTTGGAgtcaataaaatgtattttttgcaCAATATTCGCCACCAAACTGTCCCTTTTCTCAGCCAAATGAATTTGAAACAGAGTATTTTCATCCGTTAGTGTTTCCTTCAGAAAATAATGAAATTCCATTAAAGAAAAGATTATAAACCCTGAGTACTGAAGCTGCATGGACCTCGAGATAgagaacattttgtttttctttgtaaatTAAAAATGTCCCTTTGACAAAAGGACTAGAGAAATAATGTAATGTTATTCCTTTGACGGTCTTCTTCTAATTAGGAAAGAAAGGGAGTGATTTGTATCAACGAGTTTATTACAAACCTACTTCAAACAGAAAGAGGTAGCACACCCTCCCACAATAAACGCGCTCGGTTGATCAAGGCGCATACTTCGAAACTTAAAGAAATATTATTATTGTCGTTTTTACCATTTAAATTATGATTTCGGGACAACACCGGAGctctatttttaaataataaaaggtAACCGTAATTTTATTAGCACAAGCCCGAGCTGACATGAAATGCCAGGGTTGAAACGACGTTACAACCTGCTTAGCCTCAGTGACTTAATTCAGAATTCATGAGAAAAAGCACTTATATGAATTCTATTTAAAGCCTTGATTGgaaatttattttctctctctttcaataTGATTTAAGGAGCACTCCGTTTTTTGGGGATGGGGGGTTatttttttgtgttgttttatttgtttttcctcgACCTTGTTAATAGTGGATGGTTCTTAAGATTTCTTGGTGATTTCAAAGCTATTGGGCTGATCTGAGACAGCGAGGAGTTTGAACTCTTAATTCTGATTGGGCAGTTTGAAAAGCCCGCGCTTTGAAATGGAGAGTCTAGAATTCCGGATTGGGGTCACATGGTCAAATTATTTTTCCCCTACCGACAGAAGCACTGCAGTACCCCTTTTGAGATCTGTAAATCTACATACATCTCTGATTTTCATACTCAGTCTTCACTAAATTCACCACCACTTGGTAAATCTTCTCTTACTAACAGATTGAATgtacttatattttcagagccactcatctgtttttaattaaatgtattcaacatattttcttttatttttttttccaaataaatggAATATTTATAGACAAAAACCTGGTCTTATCCAGCACAATTTACATTATAGTTTTCATATTAGGTCATTCAGCAACAATAATGCTTGTTTCCAGTGAGATAAACACTGTATCCAAAAAAGGTTTCTTTTCTTTCCGAACAACTTTTGACAATGGACAGGTTCCCTTTCTCTTTAACCCGGAggatcatttttatagttgattTTCCATTTATTTCTTTATATTGATTCCAATGGTCAGATTGACCAGCACTGAATAACGAATCCATTCAGTACTAAGCAGAA includes the following:
- the LOC120374010 gene encoding histone H1-like — protein: MSETAPEVAAAAAPTPASKAPAKKAKKAAGGSKLRKPSGPSVTELITKAVSASKERKGLSLAALKKVLAAGGYDVEKNNSRIKLGLKSLVSKGILVQTKGTGASGSFKLNKKPGEIKEKAPKKKPAAKPKKPAAKKPASAAKKPKKATAVKKSPKKAKKPAASAAKKTAKSPKKAKPAKPKKAAKSPAKAKAVKPKAARPKLNKPKAGKAKKAAPKKK